The proteins below are encoded in one region of Deinococcus metalli:
- a CDS encoding ATP-binding protein yields the protein MNTTRRAAVCDTALTMGVQRISSRAGRPGGSVDRLGPLAREVALPHTPRLLRVRSRLFLTTLGAFLLLAVPLLGLVSQGVYSGIHRSFAERSLRESRLVAVLPPVVAALEGDAAQRAALNPLMNTYRELLGADYVVVTDRTTARLTHPTPSRIGERMAGGDFTAFLRGQSVTETVEGTLGRSVRSKVPVVSGQGRVLGLASVGFLLPRLRDVYRDVLWAALPWYLGALALALGLSLLLARRAQREMLDLEPEQIAGGLLHYRTVMNALEEGVLVVRGGLVYVMNPQARALLGVPAQELPVPLDTLLPGGVPDAGVAVPLDVRGRPLLAGVQDTGDGAQVLTLRDLARVRALADELTQSQRYAELLRAQTHEFTNRLHTLAGLLHLGETREALALIHTQAERHTAHADAVRGLRHVRLAALLLGKFDRASELGVALSVDPLSALPAELPPGTLDLLELAAGNLIENALEAAAGHPDAQVHVLIAADPEGVVVEVRDTGAGVPADLAATLTQRGVSSKGPGRGVGLALVQARADAVGATLTHDRVTDSRGRPWTRFTLDVPAGAGT from the coding sequence GTGAACACAACCCGCCGGGCGGCGGTGTGCGACACTGCCCTGACCATGGGCGTGCAGCGTATTTCCTCCCGCGCAGGGCGGCCGGGCGGTTCGGTGGACCGTCTGGGGCCGCTGGCGCGCGAGGTGGCGCTGCCGCACACGCCCCGGCTGCTGCGCGTGCGGTCGCGGCTGTTCCTGACGACCCTGGGCGCGTTCCTGCTGCTGGCCGTGCCGCTGCTGGGCCTGGTCAGCCAGGGCGTGTACAGCGGCATCCACCGGTCGTTCGCGGAACGCTCGCTGCGCGAGTCGCGGCTGGTGGCCGTCCTGCCGCCGGTCGTGGCCGCGCTGGAGGGCGACGCAGCGCAGCGCGCGGCCCTGAACCCGCTGATGAACACGTACCGGGAACTGCTGGGCGCGGACTACGTGGTCGTCACGGACCGGACCACCGCCCGCCTGACGCACCCCACGCCCTCCCGCATCGGGGAGCGCATGGCCGGCGGGGACTTCACGGCCTTCCTGCGGGGCCAGAGCGTCACCGAGACGGTGGAGGGCACGCTGGGCCGCTCGGTGCGCTCGAAGGTGCCGGTCGTCTCGGGCCAGGGGCGGGTGCTGGGCCTGGCGAGCGTGGGCTTCTTGCTGCCACGCCTGCGGGACGTCTACCGGGACGTGCTGTGGGCGGCGCTGCCGTGGTACCTGGGCGCGCTGGCGCTGGCGCTGGGGTTGTCACTGCTGCTGGCGCGCCGTGCCCAGCGCGAGATGCTGGACCTGGAGCCCGAGCAGATCGCGGGCGGCCTGCTGCACTACCGCACGGTCATGAACGCGCTGGAGGAGGGCGTGCTGGTGGTGCGCGGCGGCCTGGTGTACGTGATGAACCCGCAGGCGCGGGCGCTGCTGGGCGTGCCCGCACAGGAACTGCCGGTGCCGCTGGACACGCTCCTGCCGGGGGGCGTGCCGGACGCCGGGGTGGCCGTGCCTCTGGACGTGCGCGGCCGGCCGCTGCTGGCGGGCGTGCAGGACACCGGGGACGGTGCGCAGGTGCTCACGCTGCGCGACCTCGCGCGGGTCCGCGCCCTGGCCGACGAGCTGACGCAGTCGCAGCGCTACGCCGAACTGCTGCGCGCGCAGACGCACGAGTTCACCAATCGCCTGCACACCCTGGCGGGCCTGCTGCACCTGGGCGAGACGCGCGAGGCCCTGGCCCTGATCCACACCCAGGCCGAGCGGCACACCGCCCACGCCGACGCGGTGCGTGGCCTGCGCCACGTGCGGCTGGCCGCGCTGCTGCTGGGCAAATTCGACCGCGCCTCGGAACTGGGCGTGGCCCTGAGCGTCGATCCGCTGTCCGCGCTGCCGGCCGAGCTGCCGCCCGGCACGCTGGACCTGCTGGAACTCGCGGCCGGCAACCTGATCGAGAACGCCCTGGAGGCCGCTGCGGGCCACCCGGACGCACAGGTGCACGTGCTGATCGCCGCCGATCCCGAGGGCGTGGTCGTGGAGGTGCGCGACACGGGCGCGGGCGTGCCGGCCGACCTCGCCGCGACCCTGACGCAGCGGGGCGTGAGCAGCAAGGGCCCGGGGCGCGGCGTGGGACTGGCTCTGGTGCAGGCCCGCGCGGACGCTGTGGGCGCCACCCTCACGCACGACCGGGTCACGGACAGCCGCGGCCGCCCGTGGACGCGCTTCACGCTGGACGTGCCGGCCGGGGCCGGCACGTGA
- a CDS encoding thioesterase family protein has protein sequence MRAIPPGYTQTLDVLVTDDMTVQFGELGAVHPVYATYWLARHFEEAGRKIILPFLEPGEGGIGTQVDVTHTASALPGMRVTVTAVLERVEGRRVHCRLSAVNELGDDIGHGTTTQAVLPQARIDKNFGALRQRWDARRA, from the coding sequence ATGCGCGCCATTCCGCCGGGCTACACGCAGACGCTCGACGTGCTCGTCACGGACGACATGACCGTGCAGTTCGGGGAACTCGGGGCGGTGCACCCGGTGTACGCCACGTACTGGCTGGCCCGGCACTTCGAGGAAGCCGGGCGCAAGATCATCCTGCCGTTTCTGGAGCCCGGCGAGGGCGGCATCGGCACGCAGGTGGACGTGACGCACACCGCGTCCGCGCTGCCGGGCATGCGGGTCACGGTCACGGCAGTGCTGGAGCGCGTGGAGGGCCGCCGGGTGCATTGCCGCTTGAGCGCCGTGAACGAACTCGGGGACGACATCGGGCACGGCACGACCACGCAGGCCGTGCTGCCACAGGCGCGGATCGACAAGAATTTTGGCGCGCTGCGGCAGCGCTGGGACGCGCGCCGGGCCTGA
- a CDS encoding DUF2167 domain-containing protein, with product MKPVFMFAALALATTAAATTPATKPLTYQTGTITLLGGKATLTTGTTLRYLNAEGARRVIVDEWGNPPEAAEGTLGMIVPAGTDPGTRDGWGVVVTESKDGHVSDSDAAKTNYDQLMKDMQAATQDSNAEREKAGYGTLDLVGWADPPRYDAATHKMYWAKELAFSDNEHHTLNYAVRILGRDDVLELNAVAGMEQLPQIKKDMAAMLSQVSFTAGSRYEDFDGSTDKLAAYGVAGLVGVVAAKKIGLLALLPLLLKKGWIVLLAGLAAFRRLFGRKGAAQA from the coding sequence ATGAAACCTGTCTTCATGTTCGCGGCGCTGGCCCTCGCCACCACGGCCGCTGCCACCACGCCCGCCACCAAGCCCCTGACCTACCAGACGGGCACCATCACGCTGCTGGGCGGCAAGGCCACCCTGACCACCGGCACCACGCTGCGCTACCTGAACGCCGAGGGCGCGCGGCGCGTGATCGTGGACGAGTGGGGCAACCCGCCGGAAGCGGCTGAGGGCACCCTGGGCATGATCGTGCCCGCCGGCACCGATCCCGGCACGCGCGACGGCTGGGGCGTGGTGGTGACTGAGAGCAAGGACGGCCACGTGTCCGACAGCGACGCCGCGAAGACCAACTACGACCAGCTGATGAAGGACATGCAGGCCGCCACCCAGGACAGCAACGCCGAGCGCGAGAAGGCCGGGTACGGCACCCTGGATCTCGTCGGCTGGGCCGACCCGCCCCGCTACGACGCGGCCACGCACAAGATGTACTGGGCCAAGGAACTCGCGTTCAGCGACAACGAGCACCACACCCTGAACTACGCCGTGCGCATCCTGGGCCGCGACGACGTGCTGGAACTGAACGCCGTGGCGGGCATGGAGCAGCTCCCGCAGATCAAGAAGGACATGGCCGCCATGCTGTCGCAGGTGTCCTTCACCGCCGGCTCGCGCTACGAGGACTTCGACGGCAGCACCGACAAGCTCGCCGCGTATGGCGTTGCTGGGCTGGTCGGCGTGGTCGCCGCGAAGAAGATCGGCCTGCTGGCCCTGCTGCCGCTGCTGCTCAAGAAGGGCTGGATCGTGCTCCTGGCCGGGCTCGCGGCCTTCCGCCGGCTGTTCGGCCGCAAGGGTGCGGCCCAGGCGTAA
- a CDS encoding dicarboxylate/amino acid:cation symporter, translating to MPRIFRSLYAQVLTAIVIGVAVGHFFPTVGEQLKPLGDGFIKLIKVVIGPIIFCTVVSGVASMRDTKKIGRVGGKALLYFEVVTTAALLIGLVVVNVVGPGRGMNINPATLDTSAITKYTEAASEQSVSDFILHVIPTTFVSAFTEGDLLQVLLIALLSGFALIRMGDLGQRILRGIDAASAMVFQILGFIMKLAPIGAFGAMAFTIGKYGVGSLQQLAYLMGTFYVTCALFVLVLLNIIARVSGFSLWKFLRYIKEELLLVLGTSSSESALPRLMAKLENAGANKSVVGLVVPTGYSFNLDGTSIYLTMAAVFIAQATNTNLSFAQELALLGILLLTSKGAAGVTGSGFVVLAGTLAALGTVPVAGLALILGIDRFMSEGRAITNIIGNGVATLVVARSEKALDMQRLTRVLNGEQLPPVNTDVQSEEHGEGRKLGSAQPA from the coding sequence ATGCCCAGGATCTTCCGCAGCCTCTACGCCCAGGTGCTGACCGCCATCGTCATCGGCGTCGCCGTCGGGCACTTCTTCCCGACCGTCGGAGAGCAGCTCAAGCCGCTCGGAGACGGGTTCATCAAGCTGATCAAGGTCGTGATCGGCCCGATCATCTTCTGCACGGTCGTCAGCGGGGTCGCCAGCATGCGCGACACGAAGAAGATCGGCCGCGTGGGCGGCAAGGCCCTGCTGTACTTCGAGGTCGTCACCACCGCCGCCCTGCTGATCGGCCTGGTCGTCGTGAACGTGGTCGGCCCGGGGCGCGGTATGAACATCAACCCGGCCACGCTCGACACCAGCGCCATCACCAAGTACACCGAGGCCGCCAGCGAGCAGAGCGTCTCGGACTTCATCCTGCACGTCATCCCGACCACCTTCGTCAGCGCCTTCACCGAGGGCGACCTGCTGCAGGTGCTGCTGATCGCGCTGCTGAGCGGCTTCGCCCTGATCCGCATGGGTGACCTGGGCCAGCGCATCCTCAGGGGCATCGACGCGGCCAGCGCGATGGTGTTCCAGATCCTGGGCTTCATCATGAAGCTCGCGCCCATCGGCGCGTTCGGCGCGATGGCCTTCACCATCGGCAAGTACGGCGTGGGCAGCCTCCAGCAGCTCGCGTACCTGATGGGCACGTTCTACGTCACCTGCGCGCTGTTCGTGCTCGTGCTGCTGAACATCATCGCCCGCGTGTCGGGGTTCAGCCTGTGGAAGTTCCTGCGCTACATCAAAGAAGAACTGCTGCTCGTGCTGGGCACCAGCTCCAGCGAGAGCGCCCTGCCCCGCCTGATGGCCAAACTGGAGAACGCCGGCGCGAACAAGAGCGTGGTCGGTCTGGTCGTGCCCACCGGATACTCCTTCAACCTCGACGGCACCAGCATCTACCTGACCATGGCCGCCGTGTTCATCGCGCAGGCCACCAACACCAACCTGAGCTTCGCTCAGGAACTCGCCCTGCTGGGCATCCTGCTGCTGACCAGCAAGGGCGCGGCCGGCGTGACCGGCAGCGGCTTCGTGGTGCTCGCCGGCACCCTGGCCGCGCTGGGCACCGTGCCGGTCGCGGGCCTCGCCCTGATCCTCGGCATCGACCGCTTCATGAGCGAGGGCCGCGCCATCACCAACATCATCGGCAACGGCGTGGCCACCCTGGTCGTCGCCCGCAGCGAGAAGGCCCTGGACATGCAGCGCCTGACCCGCGTCCTGAACGGCGAACAGCTCCCGCCCGTGAACACCGACGTGCAGAGCGAGGAGCACGGCGAGGGCCGCAAGCTGGGCAGCGCGCAGCCGGCCTGA
- the lpdA gene encoding dihydrolipoyl dehydrogenase, whose product MDSFDVVVIGGGPAGYVAAIRAAQLGFRTACVDAFERNGKASLGGTCLNVGCIPSKAMLDSSEKFEMITHEAAEHGIQVSGASVDVSKMLARKAGVVDKLTGGVAYLFKKNKITSFFGYGKFVRQEEGGWIVDAAGTEVKATHVIVATGSNPRALPLAPFGQNVVENSGALEFTAVPQKLGVIGAGVIGLELGSVWRRLGAQVTVLEALPGFLMAADDALAKEALKQFQKQGLEFHFGVNITKVEQDDSGVSVTYTEKDAETTARFDKLIVSIGRVPNTTGLGADAVGLALDERGFVKVDGHYRTNLPNVYAIGDVIGGAMLAHKAEEEGVALAELIAGQAGHVNYDVIPWVIYTSPEIAWAGLTEKQAKDRGLTVKTGQFPFSANGRALGHGDPRGFVKVVADAQSDRILGVHMIGSGVSELIGEVVAIMEFGGSAEDLARTVHAHPTLSEVVKEAALATDKRSLHM is encoded by the coding sequence ATGGATTCCTTCGACGTTGTGGTGATCGGCGGCGGCCCGGCGGGGTATGTGGCAGCCATTCGTGCGGCGCAGCTGGGCTTCAGGACGGCCTGCGTGGACGCCTTTGAGCGGAACGGCAAGGCCAGTCTGGGCGGCACGTGCCTGAACGTGGGCTGCATTCCCAGCAAGGCGATGCTGGACTCCAGCGAGAAGTTCGAGATGATCACGCACGAGGCGGCCGAGCACGGGATCCAGGTCTCGGGCGCGAGCGTGGACGTCTCCAAGATGCTCGCGCGCAAGGCGGGCGTGGTGGACAAGCTGACGGGCGGCGTGGCCTACCTGTTCAAGAAGAACAAGATCACGTCGTTCTTCGGCTACGGCAAGTTCGTCCGCCAGGAGGAGGGCGGCTGGATCGTGGACGCCGCCGGCACCGAGGTGAAGGCCACGCACGTGATCGTGGCGACGGGCAGCAACCCGCGCGCCCTGCCGCTGGCCCCCTTCGGCCAGAACGTGGTCGAGAACAGCGGCGCGCTGGAGTTCACGGCGGTGCCCCAGAAGCTCGGCGTGATCGGCGCGGGCGTGATCGGCCTGGAACTCGGCAGCGTGTGGCGCCGCCTGGGCGCGCAGGTCACGGTCCTGGAGGCCCTGCCGGGCTTCCTGATGGCCGCCGACGACGCGCTGGCCAAAGAAGCCCTCAAGCAGTTCCAGAAGCAGGGCCTGGAGTTCCACTTCGGGGTGAACATCACCAAAGTCGAGCAGGACGACAGCGGCGTGAGCGTGACCTACACGGAAAAGGACGCCGAGACGACCGCCCGCTTCGACAAGCTGATCGTCTCGATCGGCCGCGTGCCGAACACGACCGGGCTGGGCGCCGACGCCGTGGGCCTCGCGCTGGACGAGCGCGGCTTCGTGAAGGTGGACGGGCACTACCGCACCAACCTGCCGAATGTGTATGCCATCGGGGACGTGATTGGCGGCGCGATGCTGGCCCACAAGGCCGAGGAGGAGGGCGTGGCGCTGGCCGAGCTGATCGCCGGGCAGGCCGGGCACGTGAACTACGACGTGATTCCGTGGGTGATCTACACCAGCCCCGAGATCGCATGGGCGGGCCTGACCGAGAAGCAGGCCAAGGACCGCGGCCTGACCGTCAAGACCGGGCAGTTCCCGTTTTCCGCCAACGGCCGCGCGCTGGGCCACGGCGATCCGCGCGGCTTCGTGAAGGTCGTCGCGGACGCGCAGAGTGACCGCATCCTGGGCGTACACATGATCGGCAGCGGCGTGTCGGAACTCATCGGCGAGGTGGTTGCCATCATGGAGTTCGGCGGCAGCGCCGAGGACCTCGCCCGCACCGTCCACGCGCACCCCACCCTGAGTGAGGTGGTCAAGGAAGCCGCGCTGGCGACCGACAAACGCTCGCTGCACATGTAA
- a CDS encoding YihY/virulence factor BrkB family protein produces MKVADVLTLIREAFLAFNQDKAPRLAAAIAYYAVFAVAPLLLLAVLIAGRVLTDSAVLDQLFGPSGLIAQNLGTDTAEFLRGLIKPDALTKGSTTATVAAFVTLFLGATGLFVQIQDALNSMWGADPSPPQGVVNIVWTRVKSFLMIIGIGLLLIAFLGLNTYLSAVAERLGNTIGAGAFFVRAGTLLLSTAFLAPIFAGIYKVLPDVKLEWREVWAGGVFTSTLFTLGQLLIGLYLGQAAPGSVFAGAGALVVLLLWIYYSAMIFFFGAEVTWVYSQKFGTHAGGAANVGKKQALAAQGAEISTEPSEQERAALAEGGPVRDARGRVLGVDLPRWPRMLPRVPRHGEGRLLPSVRGTVWNALLAVMAIPAVVVLRVLGIAGKRDRRP; encoded by the coding sequence ATGAAGGTTGCCGATGTCCTCACCCTGATCCGCGAGGCCTTCCTGGCATTCAATCAGGACAAGGCGCCGAGGCTGGCGGCGGCCATCGCGTACTACGCCGTGTTCGCCGTCGCGCCGCTGCTGCTGCTGGCGGTGCTGATCGCCGGGCGGGTGCTGACCGACAGCGCGGTGCTCGACCAACTCTTCGGGCCGTCCGGCCTGATCGCGCAGAACCTGGGCACCGACACCGCCGAGTTCCTGCGCGGCCTGATCAAACCCGACGCTCTCACCAAGGGGAGTACAACGGCGACGGTCGCGGCCTTCGTGACGCTGTTCCTGGGCGCGACCGGGCTGTTCGTGCAGATCCAGGACGCCCTGAACTCCATGTGGGGCGCCGATCCCTCCCCGCCGCAGGGCGTGGTGAACATCGTGTGGACGCGCGTGAAGTCCTTCCTGATGATCATCGGGATCGGGCTGCTGCTGATCGCCTTCCTGGGCCTGAACACGTACCTCTCGGCGGTGGCCGAGCGGCTGGGCAACACCATCGGCGCGGGCGCGTTCTTCGTGCGGGCCGGGACGCTGCTGCTCTCGACCGCGTTCCTGGCCCCGATCTTCGCGGGCATCTACAAGGTGCTGCCGGACGTGAAGCTGGAGTGGCGCGAGGTGTGGGCGGGCGGCGTGTTCACGTCCACGCTGTTCACGCTGGGGCAGCTGCTGATCGGCCTGTACCTGGGGCAGGCCGCGCCGGGCAGCGTGTTCGCCGGGGCCGGCGCGCTGGTGGTGCTGCTGCTGTGGATCTACTACTCCGCGATGATCTTCTTCTTCGGGGCCGAGGTCACGTGGGTGTACTCGCAGAAGTTCGGCACCCACGCGGGCGGCGCGGCCAATGTGGGCAAGAAGCAGGCGCTGGCCGCCCAGGGCGCGGAGATCAGCACGGAACCCAGCGAGCAGGAGCGGGCGGCGCTCGCCGAGGGCGGCCCGGTGCGCGACGCGCGCGGCCGGGTGCTGGGCGTGGATCTGCCCCGCTGGCCGCGCATGCTGCCGCGGGTGCCGCGCCACGGCGAGGGCCGGCTGCTGCCCAGCGTGCGCGGCACCGTGTGGAACGCGCTGCTGGCCGTCATGGCGATTCCGGCGGTGGTGGTGCTGCGCGTGCTGGGCATCGCGGGAAAGCGCGACCGGCGGCCGTGA
- a CDS encoding response regulator translates to MSAPPAIRTLIVEDDPRIAALHTRWLHDAGGFEVLGFAETVRIARSMVATLRPALLLLDVQLPDGRGLDFLRELRVAGARVDAILVTAANDSASVQDALIHGAADYLVKPVTPGRFGVALGRARERAAVWAQPEVRQGDLDALLSTPASAASGLDADTLQRVRAALRGGPPRTAADLGTALGLSRVTAWRYLEHLVEVGEAAVETDVGTVGRPAKRYRRS, encoded by the coding sequence GTGAGCGCTCCCCCGGCCATCCGCACCCTGATCGTGGAGGACGATCCGCGGATCGCGGCGCTGCACACCCGCTGGCTGCACGACGCCGGGGGCTTCGAGGTGCTGGGCTTCGCGGAGACCGTCCGGATCGCGCGGTCCATGGTCGCCACCCTGCGCCCGGCGCTGCTGCTGCTGGACGTGCAGCTCCCGGACGGCCGGGGCCTGGACTTCCTGCGTGAGCTGCGGGTCGCGGGCGCGCGGGTCGATGCGATCCTGGTCACGGCGGCGAACGACTCGGCCAGCGTGCAGGACGCGCTGATTCACGGCGCGGCGGATTACCTGGTCAAGCCCGTCACCCCCGGGCGCTTCGGCGTGGCGCTGGGGCGGGCCCGGGAGCGCGCGGCCGTGTGGGCGCAGCCGGAAGTGCGCCAGGGCGATCTGGACGCCCTGCTGAGCACCCCGGCCTCGGCGGCGAGCGGCCTGGACGCCGACACGCTGCAACGGGTCCGCGCGGCCCTGCGCGGCGGCCCGCCCCGCACCGCCGCGGACCTGGGCACGGCCCTGGGCCTGAGCCGCGTGACCGCGTGGCGCTACCTCGAGCACCTCGTCGAGGTGGGCGAGGCGGCCGTGGAGACGGACGTGGGCACGGTCGGCCGGCCCGCGAAGCGCTACCGGCGGTCCTGA
- a CDS encoding pseudouridine-5'-phosphate glycosidase, translating into MTQHSSQSVAPYLDIHPEVAAALNAGRAVVALESTIISHGMPFPQNVEMARGVEDVVREHGAVPATIAVLGGRLKVGLTPDELHLLATDKGVDKISTRDLPVTVALGKHGATTVASTMRIASLAGIRVFATGGTGGVHRGAERSMDVSADLLELAHTDVCVVSAGVKSILDIGLTLEVLETQGVPAITLGADEFPAFYSRRSGFKSPMSVNTPEDAAHVLKAKWALGLSGGVLLANPVPEDAEIPADEITPHIERALGDMDALGLTGKDTTPYLLGRIVEITGGRSLDTNIALVRHNAAVAAQVAVAYAALG; encoded by the coding sequence ATGACACAGCACAGTTCCCAGTCCGTCGCCCCGTACCTGGACATCCACCCGGAAGTCGCCGCCGCGCTGAACGCCGGCCGGGCGGTGGTGGCGCTGGAGAGCACCATCATCAGCCACGGCATGCCGTTCCCGCAGAACGTGGAGATGGCGCGCGGCGTGGAGGACGTGGTGCGCGAGCACGGCGCGGTGCCCGCCACCATTGCCGTGCTGGGCGGCCGCCTGAAGGTGGGCCTGACCCCGGACGAACTGCACCTGCTGGCCACCGACAAGGGGGTGGACAAGATCAGCACCCGTGACCTGCCGGTGACGGTGGCCCTCGGGAAGCACGGCGCGACCACGGTGGCGTCGACCATGCGGATTGCGTCGCTGGCGGGCATCCGCGTGTTCGCCACGGGCGGCACGGGCGGCGTGCACCGCGGCGCCGAGCGCAGTATGGACGTGAGCGCGGACCTGCTGGAACTCGCCCACACCGACGTGTGCGTGGTGAGCGCAGGCGTCAAGAGCATCCTGGACATCGGCCTGACGCTGGAGGTGCTCGAGACGCAGGGCGTGCCGGCGATCACGCTGGGCGCGGACGAGTTCCCGGCGTTCTACTCGCGCCGCAGCGGCTTCAAGTCCCCAATGAGCGTGAACACGCCCGAGGACGCCGCCCACGTCCTGAAGGCGAAGTGGGCGCTGGGCCTGTCGGGCGGCGTGCTCCTCGCCAACCCCGTGCCCGAAGACGCCGAGATTCCCGCCGACGAGATCACGCCGCACATCGAGCGGGCGCTGGGCGACATGGACGCCCTGGGCCTGACCGGGAAGGACACCACGCCGTACCTGCTGGGCCGCATCGTGGAGATCACGGGCGGGCGCAGCCTGGACACCAACATCGCCCTGGTGCGGCACAACGCCGCCGTGGCCGCGCAGGTGGCCGTGGCGTACGCGGCGTTAGGCTGA
- a CDS encoding NAD-dependent malic enzyme — translation MPKGPPVSRYYDVSRDEHGQRYIDVHVSGLALLQNPLLNKTTAFTRQERRDLGLEGLIPPHVSTFAEQKERTYRRYLGCRSDLDKHEYLRALQDRNEVLFYGVLEDHLEEMLPIIYTPTVGEAVKTYSSNYRYPRGFSVSTEDIGRIDEMLENVSVNDVRMIVATDSSAILGLGDQGFGGMAISIGKLSLYTAAGGVGPDKTLPVELDVGTNRQDLIDDPLYLGVHHRRLTGEAYDEFLDAFVEGVAHRYPKAIIQWEDFSRGTAFRVLERYRRVLPSFNDDIQGTGAMALAGLACAAQIKGERLTDQVFVVVGAGAAGIGVAQAIRQGLVQGGLDDAEAGARVYVVDRYGLLMHGQPDLESQQLPFARTPEQLAGWSYAGEYPTLHEVVVNARATALLGFTGVPGLFRQETVLAMLAHTPRPIVFPLSNPSSHVEARPADLITWTDGGAIVASGSPFPDVEHAGQRYPVGQGNNAFIFPGLGFGAVTARAREITDAMIMAAALTLADYTRTHHPGHVYPPISELREISVRIAVAVARQAIADGVCAQRSIRSLNDAALEAAIRERAWLPQYLPLHRAPDARE, via the coding sequence ATGCCCAAAGGTCCCCCCGTCTCCCGGTACTACGACGTCAGCCGCGACGAGCACGGCCAGCGGTACATCGACGTGCACGTCAGCGGTCTGGCCCTGCTCCAGAACCCGCTGCTGAACAAGACCACCGCCTTCACCCGCCAGGAGCGCCGCGACCTGGGCCTGGAGGGCCTGATCCCGCCGCACGTCAGCACCTTCGCCGAGCAGAAGGAGCGCACGTACCGCCGCTACCTCGGCTGCCGCAGCGACCTCGACAAGCACGAGTACCTGCGGGCCCTGCAGGACCGCAACGAGGTGCTGTTCTACGGCGTGCTGGAGGATCACCTCGAGGAGATGCTGCCGATCATCTACACGCCCACGGTGGGCGAGGCGGTCAAGACCTACTCCAGCAACTACCGCTACCCGCGCGGCTTCTCCGTCAGTACCGAGGACATCGGGCGCATCGACGAGATGCTGGAGAACGTGTCCGTGAACGACGTCCGCATGATCGTGGCGACCGACTCCAGCGCGATCCTGGGCCTGGGCGACCAGGGCTTTGGCGGCATGGCGATCAGCATCGGCAAGCTCTCTCTCTACACGGCGGCGGGCGGCGTGGGACCGGACAAGACGCTGCCGGTCGAACTGGACGTGGGCACCAACCGCCAGGACCTGATCGACGATCCGCTGTATCTGGGCGTGCACCACCGCCGCCTGACCGGCGAGGCCTACGACGAGTTTCTGGACGCCTTCGTCGAGGGCGTGGCGCACCGCTACCCCAAGGCGATCATCCAGTGGGAGGACTTCAGCCGCGGCACGGCATTCCGGGTGCTGGAGCGTTACCGTCGCGTGCTGCCCAGCTTCAACGACGACATCCAGGGCACCGGCGCCATGGCCCTGGCGGGCCTGGCGTGTGCCGCGCAGATCAAGGGCGAGCGGCTGACCGATCAGGTGTTCGTGGTCGTCGGGGCGGGCGCGGCCGGGATCGGCGTGGCGCAGGCGATCCGTCAGGGGCTGGTGCAGGGCGGCCTGGACGACGCCGAGGCGGGCGCGCGCGTGTACGTGGTGGACCGCTACGGCCTGCTGATGCACGGCCAGCCGGACCTGGAGTCGCAGCAGCTGCCCTTCGCCCGTACTCCGGAGCAGCTGGCGGGCTGGTCGTACGCCGGCGAGTACCCCACGCTGCACGAGGTCGTGGTGAACGCCCGCGCGACCGCCCTGCTGGGCTTCACCGGGGTGCCCGGCCTGTTCCGGCAGGAGACCGTGCTGGCCATGCTGGCGCACACGCCCCGGCCCATCGTGTTCCCGCTGAGCAATCCCTCCAGCCACGTCGAGGCGCGGCCCGCCGACCTGATCACGTGGACGGACGGCGGCGCCATCGTCGCGTCGGGCAGTCCCTTCCCGGACGTGGAGCACGCCGGGCAGCGCTACCCGGTCGGGCAGGGCAACAACGCCTTCATCTTCCCCGGCCTGGGCTTCGGGGCCGTGACCGCCCGCGCCCGCGAGATCACCGACGCCATGATCATGGCCGCCGCCCTGACGCTCGCCGACTACACCCGCACCCACCACCCCGGTCACGTGTACCCGCCTATCTCGGAACTGCGCGAGATCAGCGTCCGCATCGCCGTGGCGGTGGCCCGTCAGGCGATTGCGGACGGCGTGTGCGCCCAGCGCTCGATCCGCAGCCTGAACGACGCCGCGCTGGAAGCCGCGATCCGCGAGCGCGCGTGGCTGCCGCAGTACCTTCCGCTGCACCGCGCGCCGGACGCCCGCGAGTAG
- a CDS encoding DUF3105 domain-containing protein, which translates to MRAAFPLLPALLLTLTACGSKGIEGLQTYTYAAGDHRSGSLVYAENPPAGGAHNPIWQNCGVYSQPLYNEYAVHSLEHGAVWITYRPDLDSAQVDTLKKLVDGRPYTLLSPYDGLPSPVVISAWGAQLKVEKADDARLKAFLDKYEQGPTAPERGAACSGGYSSTR; encoded by the coding sequence ATGCGCGCCGCGTTCCCCCTCCTTCCCGCACTCCTGCTCACCCTGACCGCGTGCGGTTCCAAGGGCATCGAGGGCCTCCAGACCTACACCTACGCTGCCGGCGACCACCGCAGCGGGTCGCTGGTGTACGCGGAGAACCCCCCGGCGGGCGGCGCGCACAACCCCATCTGGCAGAACTGCGGCGTGTACTCGCAGCCGCTGTACAACGAGTACGCGGTGCACAGCCTGGAGCACGGCGCGGTGTGGATCACGTACCGCCCGGACCTGGACAGCGCGCAGGTGGACACCCTGAAGAAGCTGGTGGACGGCCGCCCGTACACGCTGCTGAGCCCCTACGACGGCCTGCCCAGCCCGGTCGTGATCAGCGCGTGGGGCGCGCAGCTCAAAGTCGAGAAGGCCGACGACGCCCGTCTCAAGGCCTTCCTCGACAAGTACGAGCAGGGTCCCACCGCGCCCGAACGCGGAGCGGCGTGCAGCGGCGGGTACTCCAGCACCCGCTGA